The following coding sequences are from one Lipingzhangella halophila window:
- a CDS encoding MFS transporter: MRNETALTGAPIRLRAPRGVAMAGLASAMFLVILDSAMVNLAGPAIREGLGLTASELTIVVDSYLVALAGLLLLGGRLADVLGGRRIFLVGMAVFLAASVLCAMATDSAPLIAGRIGQGIGSALVMPAALSLVLALYSSRAERTRAMGIWGAVAGGGSVVGVFLGGTLTEMLGWQAVFLAPVPFGVVGAAVVWWSVPSIPGCPGRFDALGAATITIGISALALGMVSAADAGWGAPSTIAGLVAGTAALAAFVVVERRAAHPLVPLGVFTRGPVVTANAVMLLVGGTLTSLFYFLPLYQQDVLGMGPLATGMAQLPLAGMIIVGSVAAPPLAKRLGLARAQPISLAVLLAGLLWLVVDPTTSGFSASLLGAFLLIGGGLGLAAVNATAMAVRDSTEGESGLISGLINAAQQLGGAVGLAALAGIAIGAAGTHAGADISFTTAFLGAAALICIAIALSLVPTSHTRPTPDLTGAR; encoded by the coding sequence ATGAGAAACGAAACCGCCCTCACCGGGGCGCCCATCCGGCTGCGGGCACCACGCGGTGTGGCGATGGCCGGCTTGGCATCCGCCATGTTCCTGGTCATTCTCGACTCCGCGATGGTGAACCTCGCCGGACCGGCGATCCGCGAGGGCCTGGGGCTCACCGCCTCCGAACTCACCATCGTCGTGGACAGCTACCTGGTGGCACTGGCCGGTCTGCTGCTGCTCGGCGGCCGCCTCGCCGACGTGCTCGGGGGCCGGCGGATCTTCCTGGTCGGAATGGCCGTCTTCCTGGCGGCATCGGTCCTGTGCGCGATGGCCACCGACAGCGCGCCGCTGATCGCCGGGCGAATCGGGCAGGGAATCGGGTCCGCGCTGGTGATGCCGGCCGCGCTCTCGCTCGTGCTCGCCCTCTACTCGTCTCGCGCGGAACGCACCCGTGCGATGGGCATCTGGGGCGCCGTCGCCGGTGGCGGCAGTGTCGTCGGTGTCTTCCTCGGCGGAACGCTGACCGAGATGCTGGGCTGGCAGGCCGTGTTCCTGGCCCCGGTGCCGTTCGGCGTCGTCGGTGCGGCCGTCGTGTGGTGGTCGGTGCCCTCGATCCCGGGGTGCCCCGGCCGGTTCGACGCGCTCGGCGCCGCCACCATCACCATCGGGATCTCCGCCCTCGCGCTGGGCATGGTCTCCGCCGCCGACGCCGGATGGGGCGCGCCCAGCACCATCGCCGGCCTGGTGGCCGGCACCGCCGCCCTGGCCGCGTTCGTGGTCGTCGAGCGGCGCGCCGCACACCCCCTCGTCCCGCTGGGCGTCTTCACCCGCGGGCCGGTGGTCACGGCGAACGCGGTAATGCTGCTGGTCGGCGGCACGCTGACGAGCCTGTTCTACTTCCTGCCCCTGTACCAGCAGGACGTACTCGGGATGGGGCCGCTGGCGACCGGAATGGCGCAACTCCCCCTCGCCGGCATGATCATCGTGGGCAGCGTCGCCGCGCCACCGCTGGCCAAGCGCCTCGGGCTGGCCCGTGCGCAGCCGATCTCCTTGGCCGTGCTGCTCGCTGGCCTGCTGTGGTTGGTGGTGGATCCCACGACCAGCGGATTCTCGGCCAGTCTGCTGGGCGCGTTCCTGCTGATCGGTGGCGGCCTGGGGCTTGCCGCCGTCAACGCCACCGCGATGGCGGTGCGCGACAGCACCGAAGGTGAATCAGGTCTGATCAGCGGACTGATCAACGCCGCGCAGCAGCTGGGCGGCGCGGTCGGGCTCGCCGCCCTCGCCGGGATCGCCATCGGCGCCGCGGGGACACACGCGGGCGCGGACATCTCGTTCACCACCGCGTTCCTCGGCGCGGCCGCGCTCATCTGCATCGCCATCGCCCTGTCGCTCGTCCCTACCTCCCATACACGGCCGACCCCCGACCTCACGGGAGCGCGCTGA
- a CDS encoding AAA family ATPase: MLTRHPRSLIGRHDEIERLLALIGTAEKGEGGVLVLRGEAGIGKSALLDHVEHATPEKFQTIRASGTEFEGELPFATLHQLCVPVLGHLDSVSAPYRDSLLVAFGLADGAPNPFRVGLAALELLAAAAAERPLLCVVDDAHWMDAASTKALTFLARRIAAEPIAMVFAARDQGTAPGLAELPGLAVNGLNDTHARVLLAEEKAVTLDERVRDRVLAEARGNPLALIELPKAGGFVLPTPSPVAGRIERSFQARMAELPLDARLLLTLASADPTGDPALLWAAAQRSDIDVPAASAEAEASGLARFDTRARFCHPLARSAVYRAAEPERRRAAHRALADATDPAAASDRQAWHRAQATTGPDEQVAAELESSASRAQARGGVAAAAAFLERAAALSRDPGKQTERTLAAARATLDAGTADAAADLLASIDTATLDDLQHASVDLLRGQIAFVGGADGAASGPNLILRAAQRLAPSDPERSRESFVAALEMGLVVGKAAGVMDRVLDAARSAPPASRPPDLLDALVLLSTEGPQAGVPALRRVLTGDDAGWTRVPALATMVAGELWDLDLHTAVIEWLVRTGRDTGSPLTIRLGLSQVAMSAVLTGDFGRAMAAIAEEEAIADALGDVPQLYSRVHLAAVRGRRQEALDLFAEATSRGTGQLAANTNGAAAVLYNGLGDYPAALDAARSAVARGDLFLAGFTLPELVEAAVRCGENTVAESALESLVERTAPSGTAYGLGVAAGARALVRGAEDDYRESIERLSDSPLAPDLARAHLRYGGWLRRAGRRREAREQLRTAHEQLSEIGMEAFAQRAADELRATGEVARRRSEHTYDRLTMQETHIARQVAAGATTKEVAARLFLSPRTVDAHLRSIFRKLDITSRRQLRDMPDLG, translated from the coding sequence ATGCTCACGAGGCACCCCCGCTCGCTCATCGGAAGGCACGACGAGATCGAGCGCCTCCTTGCCCTCATCGGGACCGCGGAAAAAGGCGAGGGCGGCGTGCTCGTCCTCCGCGGCGAGGCGGGCATCGGCAAGAGCGCACTGCTGGACCACGTGGAGCACGCGACGCCGGAGAAGTTCCAGACCATCCGCGCGTCCGGGACGGAGTTCGAGGGTGAGTTGCCGTTCGCGACACTGCACCAGCTGTGCGTCCCGGTGCTGGGGCACCTCGACTCGGTGTCGGCTCCCTACCGCGACTCCCTCCTGGTCGCGTTCGGGCTGGCCGACGGCGCGCCGAACCCGTTCCGCGTCGGCCTCGCCGCACTCGAACTGCTGGCCGCCGCCGCGGCGGAGCGTCCACTGCTGTGCGTCGTGGACGACGCGCACTGGATGGACGCCGCCTCGACGAAGGCGTTGACGTTCCTGGCGAGGCGCATCGCGGCGGAGCCGATCGCGATGGTGTTCGCGGCCCGTGACCAAGGCACCGCCCCTGGGCTGGCCGAGCTGCCCGGGCTGGCGGTCAACGGCCTGAACGACACGCATGCGCGCGTCCTGCTGGCCGAGGAGAAGGCCGTGACGCTCGATGAGCGGGTGCGCGACCGCGTTCTCGCTGAGGCACGCGGAAACCCGCTGGCCCTGATCGAGTTGCCGAAGGCCGGCGGCTTCGTGCTGCCCACACCATCGCCGGTCGCCGGCCGGATCGAGCGGAGCTTCCAGGCCAGGATGGCGGAACTCCCGCTGGACGCGCGGCTGCTGCTGACCCTCGCGAGCGCCGATCCCACCGGCGACCCGGCGCTGCTGTGGGCGGCGGCTCAGCGGTCGGACATCGACGTGCCCGCCGCGAGCGCCGAGGCCGAAGCCTCCGGGCTGGCGCGGTTCGACACGCGCGCGCGGTTCTGCCACCCGCTGGCGCGCTCGGCCGTATACCGTGCGGCCGAGCCGGAGCGGCGCCGCGCGGCGCATCGGGCACTGGCCGATGCCACCGACCCGGCCGCGGCGTCGGACCGGCAGGCCTGGCACCGCGCTCAGGCCACCACCGGGCCGGACGAACAGGTCGCGGCGGAGCTGGAGTCGTCGGCGTCGCGGGCGCAGGCGCGCGGGGGTGTGGCGGCGGCCGCCGCCTTCCTGGAACGCGCGGCGGCGCTGTCACGCGACCCCGGTAAGCAGACCGAGCGCACGCTCGCGGCCGCGCGGGCCACGCTCGACGCGGGCACGGCCGACGCGGCGGCGGACCTGCTGGCCAGCATCGACACCGCGACGCTGGATGATCTCCAGCACGCGTCCGTCGACCTGCTGCGCGGGCAGATCGCGTTCGTCGGAGGCGCGGACGGAGCCGCCAGCGGGCCGAACCTCATCCTGCGGGCCGCGCAGCGGCTCGCCCCCAGTGATCCCGAACGGTCGCGCGAGTCCTTTGTGGCGGCGCTGGAGATGGGCCTCGTCGTCGGCAAGGCCGCCGGGGTGATGGACCGGGTGCTCGACGCGGCCCGCTCGGCGCCACCGGCGTCGCGACCGCCGGATCTCCTCGACGCGCTGGTGCTGTTGAGCACCGAGGGCCCCCAAGCCGGTGTGCCGGCGCTCCGCCGGGTTCTCACCGGCGACGACGCCGGATGGACCCGGGTGCCGGCGTTGGCCACGATGGTCGCGGGCGAACTGTGGGACCTCGACCTGCACACGGCGGTCATCGAGTGGCTGGTGCGGACCGGGCGGGACACGGGATCACCGCTCACCATCCGGCTCGGCCTGTCGCAGGTGGCGATGTCCGCGGTACTCACCGGTGACTTCGGGCGGGCGATGGCCGCGATCGCCGAGGAGGAGGCGATCGCGGACGCCCTCGGCGATGTGCCGCAGCTCTATTCGAGAGTGCACCTGGCGGCGGTGCGCGGCCGCCGCCAGGAGGCGCTCGACCTGTTCGCCGAGGCGACGAGCCGGGGCACCGGTCAGCTGGCCGCCAACACCAACGGGGCCGCGGCCGTGCTGTACAACGGCCTCGGCGACTACCCGGCCGCGCTGGACGCGGCCAGGAGCGCCGTGGCACGCGGCGACCTCTTCCTGGCCGGCTTCACACTGCCCGAACTGGTGGAGGCCGCGGTGCGGTGCGGCGAGAACACCGTCGCGGAGTCGGCGCTGGAGTCCCTGGTCGAGCGCACGGCGCCCTCGGGTACCGCCTATGGCCTCGGCGTCGCGGCGGGCGCGCGGGCTCTGGTCCGCGGCGCGGAGGACGACTACCGGGAGTCCATCGAGCGCCTGTCGGACAGCCCGCTGGCGCCGGACCTCGCGCGGGCGCACCTGCGGTACGGGGGGTGGCTGCGCCGTGCGGGCCGCCGCCGCGAGGCGCGCGAGCAACTGCGTACCGCCCATGAACAGCTGTCGGAGATCGGGATGGAGGCGTTCGCCCAGCGGGCGGCGGACGAGCTGCGCGCGACCGGGGAAGTGGCCCGCCGCCGCTCCGAGCACACCTACGACCGGCTGACCATGCAGGAGACGCACATCGCGCGCCAGGTGGCGGCGGGCGCGACGACGAAGGAGGTCGCCGCGCGCCTGTTCCTCAGCCCGCGCACGGTCGACGCCCACCTGCGCAGCATCTTCCGCAAACTCGACATCACGTCGCGCAGGCAGCTCAGGGACATGCCCGATCTCGGGTGA
- a CDS encoding MFS transporter, which yields MTNEDRAATSDPRASASAVPDKDTVHGQHDLGGEDAAPREAEVAPDAAPEPKMTFNEVMSIGGRMTLGVLFGLALLDSVDNAMFTIFAPEIRESLGISSAAIAVVGALAGVMVSLGALPLGLLGDRRRRTTIAGICTLAWIVAAGLLGLVQNLWQVVMARILAGIGKANEEPIQVSILTDAYPPAGRGRVLGIHRSALPLGTLAGPILAAIFAVIVPDGHEPWRWAFAFLALPGLILGLATLRLREPVRGRFEQEAVLGGELPPDPNSRPVPLLAAFARLKKIRTFYFVMVALGAFGLCVTTIPIYLSLILEDHFGQDIAARGMLGALSAVGGLAGAALGGVYSDRLFRRSPTASLYLASGALATVGIGFATQVYAPNVATFVVIGTLVQAVLFAGLVPLSLIVASVTPPEFRATAFALVSLYLALVGGLGGALVTGLAEQMWGTQVAIAVVAPSASIVAGLVLAGGARHLLRDIARAAADVLAKRNERLRPARGGEAEPL from the coding sequence ATGACCAACGAAGATCGCGCCGCGACCAGCGATCCTCGAGCCTCCGCGTCCGCCGTACCGGACAAGGACACAGTCCACGGTCAGCACGACCTCGGAGGCGAAGACGCTGCTCCGCGCGAAGCAGAGGTCGCACCCGACGCCGCACCCGAGCCAAAGATGACATTCAACGAGGTCATGTCCATCGGCGGGCGCATGACGCTCGGCGTGCTTTTCGGCCTCGCGTTGCTCGACAGCGTCGACAACGCGATGTTCACCATCTTCGCGCCCGAGATCCGAGAGTCGCTGGGCATCAGTTCGGCGGCGATCGCCGTCGTCGGAGCGCTCGCCGGTGTCATGGTCTCTCTTGGCGCGCTCCCACTCGGTTTGCTCGGAGACCGTCGCCGCCGCACCACCATCGCCGGCATCTGCACCCTCGCCTGGATCGTCGCAGCCGGACTCCTCGGCCTGGTCCAAAACCTCTGGCAGGTGGTCATGGCCCGCATCCTCGCGGGTATCGGCAAGGCCAACGAAGAGCCCATCCAGGTTTCGATCCTGACCGACGCCTACCCGCCCGCCGGTCGCGGCCGGGTGCTCGGCATTCACCGCAGCGCCCTACCCCTGGGCACCCTCGCCGGTCCCATCTTGGCCGCGATCTTCGCGGTAATCGTTCCCGACGGTCACGAGCCGTGGAGGTGGGCATTCGCCTTCCTCGCCCTGCCGGGCCTCATCCTCGGCTTGGCCACCCTGCGACTGCGCGAACCGGTCCGGGGACGCTTCGAGCAGGAGGCGGTGCTCGGGGGTGAACTGCCGCCGGACCCGAACTCTCGCCCCGTGCCGCTGCTGGCTGCGTTCGCGCGACTGAAGAAGATCCGCACCTTCTACTTCGTAATGGTCGCGCTCGGCGCGTTCGGTCTGTGCGTGACCACGATACCGATCTACCTGAGCCTCATCCTCGAAGACCATTTCGGGCAGGACATCGCAGCTCGCGGCATGCTCGGTGCCCTCAGCGCCGTCGGCGGACTGGCCGGCGCGGCACTCGGCGGCGTCTACAGCGACCGCTTGTTCCGACGCAGCCCCACAGCATCCCTGTATCTGGCCAGCGGAGCGCTTGCCACGGTCGGAATCGGTTTCGCTACCCAGGTCTACGCGCCCAACGTCGCCACATTCGTCGTCATCGGAACGCTCGTCCAGGCCGTGCTCTTCGCCGGTCTCGTCCCGTTGAGTCTCATCGTCGCCTCGGTGACTCCTCCCGAGTTCCGCGCAACGGCGTTCGCGCTGGTCAGCCTGTACCTGGCGCTCGTCGGCGGACTCGGCGGCGCACTAGTCACCGGCCTGGCCGAGCAGATGTGGGGTACTCAGGTCGCCATCGCCGTGGTCGCGCCGTCTGCCTCCATCGTGGCGGGCCTCGTCCTGGCCGGCGGCGCCCGGCACCTGCTCCGCGACATCGCACGGGCCGCCGCTGACGTGCTTGCGAAACGCAACGAGCGGCTCCGCCCCGCCCGAGGCGGCGAGGCGGAGCCGCTCTAG
- a CDS encoding transposase encodes MAKAKAEGVDMVGENGLLSRLTKTTLENVLEAEMDEHLGYAKHERSDQGGANARNGARAKTVTTEAGPVELEVPRDRDASFDPQIVKKRQRRLSGVNGIVLSLSAKGLTHGEICAHLGEVYGAEVSKQTVSAITDAAMERMAEWQNRPLDPALLPYRVATARFCLSRLTAPSTVLRPR; translated from the coding sequence ATGGCCAAGGCCAAAGCCGAGGGCGTGGACATGGTCGGCGAGAACGGGCTGCTGAGCCGGCTGACCAAGACCACCCTGGAGAACGTGCTCGAAGCCGAGATGGACGAGCACCTGGGCTATGCCAAGCACGAGCGCAGCGACCAGGGCGGCGCCAACGCCCGCAACGGCGCCCGCGCCAAGACCGTGACCACCGAGGCCGGCCCGGTCGAGCTGGAGGTGCCTCGGGATCGGGATGCCTCCTTCGACCCGCAGATCGTCAAGAAGCGCCAGCGGCGCCTGTCCGGCGTCAACGGCATCGTGCTCTCCCTGAGCGCCAAAGGCCTCACCCACGGCGAGATCTGTGCCCACCTGGGTGAGGTCTACGGCGCCGAGGTCTCCAAGCAGACCGTCTCGGCCATCACCGATGCGGCCATGGAGCGCATGGCCGAGTGGCAGAACCGGCCGCTGGATCCGGCTCTCTTGCCGTATCGGGTCGCTACCGCCCGGTTCTGCTTGAGCAGGTTGACGGCCCCCTCTACGGTGTTGCGTCCGCGGTAG
- a CDS encoding NAD-dependent epimerase/dehydratase family protein, whose product MRLLVLGGTHHVGRAVVEAGLGRGDQVTTLNRGVSRAPERGTEALVADRTDPDAVRAALAGREWDVVVDTWAKAPRVVRDSARLLADRAGHYVYVSSRGVHQWPWPSGADESAPLVDGDPASDDDTDYAAAKRGGELAVLESFPDRALLARAGGILGPYEDVGRMPWWLRRVERGGRVLAPGPSDRPLQFIDARDMAIWMLDAAERGLTGPFTVCSWPGHTTTGELLQAAVDVTGSGAELVWAPPELLEETGVGLGMELGLRFPGVPAPSGIHDADVSAAHAAGLRCRPIRETIADTWDWIQAEGDPAPLPDTPPPSTWLDPADEQRVLALLDERSGKATSP is encoded by the coding sequence ATGAGGCTTCTCGTGCTGGGCGGCACGCATCACGTCGGCCGAGCCGTCGTCGAGGCGGGGCTGGGCCGCGGTGACCAGGTCACCACTCTGAACCGCGGGGTGAGCAGGGCTCCGGAACGCGGGACGGAGGCGCTCGTCGCTGACCGGACCGACCCCGACGCGGTGCGCGCGGCGCTCGCCGGTCGTGAATGGGATGTCGTCGTGGACACGTGGGCGAAGGCGCCCCGCGTCGTCCGCGACTCCGCCAGGCTGCTCGCCGACCGGGCCGGCCACTACGTCTACGTCTCCAGCCGCGGTGTCCACCAGTGGCCCTGGCCGTCCGGCGCCGACGAGAGCGCGCCGCTCGTCGACGGTGACCCGGCCAGCGACGACGACACCGACTACGCCGCGGCGAAGCGCGGCGGGGAGCTCGCTGTTCTGGAGTCGTTCCCCGACCGTGCTCTCCTCGCCCGCGCGGGAGGGATACTGGGTCCCTATGAGGATGTCGGCCGCATGCCGTGGTGGCTGCGCCGCGTCGAAAGGGGCGGACGCGTTCTCGCGCCTGGACCGAGCGACCGGCCCCTGCAGTTCATCGACGCACGCGACATGGCCATCTGGATGCTCGACGCGGCCGAACGCGGTCTTACGGGGCCGTTCACCGTCTGCAGTTGGCCGGGACACACGACGACGGGCGAGCTCCTGCAGGCCGCGGTCGACGTGACCGGCTCGGGCGCCGAACTCGTCTGGGCCCCGCCCGAGTTGCTGGAGGAGACCGGCGTGGGCCTGGGCATGGAACTCGGGCTGCGCTTCCCGGGCGTGCCGGCGCCCAGCGGCATCCACGACGCCGACGTCTCGGCTGCCCACGCCGCCGGGCTGCGGTGCCGTCCCATCCGCGAGACGATCGCCGACACCTGGGACTGGATCCAGGCCGAAGGCGACCCGGCTCCGCTGCCGGACACGCCGCCGCCGTCGACCTGGCTCGACCCGGCTGACGAGCAACGGGTCCTCGCCCTCCTCGACGAAAGGAGCGGGAAAGCCACGTCTCCGTGA
- a CDS encoding SDR family oxidoreductase translates to MNAPTVLVTGATGTIGSTLVPALQARGAGVRAMIRNPDRPVPGVENVVADLQNPESVTAALKGVDAAFLNSPSAEDAAALQTRFAGLARDAGVHRLVVLSQYAARPDSPVRFLRWHAEVEAHVRQLGLDHTVLRPNLYMQALLAFAGTIAQGWFAAPAGGAAVSAIDTRDIAEAAAAVLTSSGHTGRTYTLTGPRAVTHDQIAQALSTATGRDITFQDAPADQFAAALDGMLPPWQLAGLVEDYAHYARGEAAEVHTSVADLTGHPARDITDFANDYAAAFIPA, encoded by the coding sequence ATGAACGCCCCCACTGTGCTCGTGACCGGCGCGACCGGAACCATCGGGTCAACCCTGGTCCCCGCCCTGCAAGCCCGCGGCGCCGGCGTCCGCGCCATGATCCGCAACCCCGACCGCCCCGTTCCCGGCGTCGAGAACGTCGTCGCCGACCTGCAGAACCCGGAGTCGGTCACCGCCGCGCTGAAAGGCGTCGACGCGGCCTTCCTCAACAGCCCTTCGGCAGAGGACGCCGCCGCGCTGCAGACCCGATTCGCCGGGCTGGCCCGCGACGCCGGCGTGCACCGGCTCGTGGTGCTCTCGCAGTACGCGGCACGCCCCGACTCACCGGTGCGGTTCCTGCGCTGGCACGCCGAAGTCGAAGCACACGTGCGGCAGCTAGGCCTCGACCACACCGTGCTGCGCCCCAACCTCTACATGCAGGCGCTGCTCGCCTTCGCCGGCACCATCGCCCAGGGCTGGTTCGCCGCGCCCGCCGGCGGTGCCGCCGTCAGCGCCATCGACACCAGGGACATCGCGGAGGCCGCCGCCGCGGTGCTGACCAGCTCGGGGCACACCGGCCGCACCTACACACTGACCGGGCCCCGGGCCGTGACCCACGACCAGATCGCCCAGGCGCTGTCCACCGCCACCGGCCGCGACATCACATTCCAGGACGCACCCGCCGACCAGTTCGCCGCCGCGCTGGACGGCATGCTCCCGCCGTGGCAGCTCGCCGGTCTCGTCGAGGACTACGCCCACTACGCCCGCGGGGAGGCCGCCGAAGTGCACACGTCGGTCGCCGACCTCACCGGGCACCCCGCACGCGACATCACCGACTTCGCCAACGACTACGCCGCCGCGTTCATCCCGGCGTGA
- a CDS encoding Dabb family protein translates to MTTRATTGRWQRPGRRAFPARRRSPGQAHYPWKGKALIYHCTRFKVKPEVSEEDIAAALASMREQGAANPNIEFSVVGPDFGGEFQYGAVSGIKDIEAYAAMMNDPAHLERDRTGLPMVEKFASFDITDDPDLEIGAKIAEVHRRRFEEQPDIAGLVAGIEYTGSAAPGKDNT, encoded by the coding sequence GTGACGACCCGCGCGACCACCGGTCGATGGCAGCGGCCTGGTCGCCGGGCCTTCCCCGCCCGCCGCCGGTCGCCGGGGCAAGCACATTACCCATGGAAAGGAAAAGCGTTGATCTATCACTGCACCCGGTTCAAGGTTAAGCCCGAGGTCTCGGAAGAGGACATCGCGGCCGCTTTGGCGAGCATGCGTGAGCAAGGCGCGGCCAACCCGAACATCGAGTTTTCGGTGGTCGGTCCGGATTTCGGTGGGGAGTTCCAGTACGGCGCCGTTTCCGGGATCAAGGACATAGAGGCTTACGCGGCGATGATGAACGACCCGGCTCATCTCGAGCGGGACCGGACCGGGTTACCGATGGTGGAGAAGTTCGCGTCGTTCGATATCACCGACGATCCCGACCTCGAGATCGGGGCGAAGATCGCTGAGGTGCACCGGCGCCGGTTCGAAGAGCAGCCCGATATCGCCGGGTTGGTGGCCGGTATCGAGTACACCGGCAGTGCCGCGCCCGGCAAGGACAACACCTAG
- the paaK gene encoding phenylacetate--CoA ligase PaaK: MDTQHSTTVPSQPSPATAPDRRPFLDAGERLTRVGLEALQLERLRWTLHHAYDNVPFYRRTFDAAGVRPDDCRTLADLSRFPCTTKDDLRENYPFDMVAVPMDRVSRVHASSGTTGLPTVVGYTADDLDVWSDLVARSIRAAGGRPGDRVHVAYGYGLFTGGLGAHYGAERLGCTVIPVSGGMTARQVRLIRDLRPDVIMVTPSYMLTLLEEFERQGLDPRATSLRVGIFGAEPWSEEMRREIEEGFGIDAVDIYGLSEVLGPGVASECVETKDGDHIWEDHFYPEVVDPLTSEALADGETGELVFTSLTKQALPVIRYRTRDLTRLLPGTARTMRRMEKVTGRSDDMIILRGVNVFPTQIEEIVLRVPGMSPHFQLHLTREGRMDHLTVRVESRPDCPGERRDAAAREIVGAVKDGVGVSVEVEVVDPETLERSVGKLRRTVDHRGG; the protein is encoded by the coding sequence ATGGACACCCAGCACAGCACCACGGTTCCGTCGCAACCGAGCCCGGCGACCGCACCCGACCGGCGGCCCTTCCTGGACGCGGGCGAGCGGCTGACCCGCGTGGGACTGGAGGCGTTGCAGCTGGAACGGCTCCGATGGACGCTGCACCACGCCTACGACAACGTGCCGTTCTACCGGCGCACCTTCGACGCGGCCGGGGTGCGCCCCGACGACTGCCGCACCCTGGCTGACCTGTCCCGGTTCCCCTGCACCACCAAGGACGACCTGCGCGAGAACTATCCCTTCGACATGGTGGCCGTCCCCATGGACCGGGTGAGCCGGGTGCACGCCTCCAGCGGCACCACGGGGCTGCCCACCGTCGTCGGCTACACCGCCGACGACCTCGACGTCTGGTCCGACCTGGTGGCCCGCTCCATCCGGGCCGCCGGCGGGCGCCCCGGCGACCGGGTGCACGTCGCCTACGGCTACGGCCTGTTCACCGGTGGGCTGGGTGCCCACTACGGTGCCGAGCGCCTAGGCTGCACCGTCATCCCCGTCTCCGGTGGCATGACGGCGCGGCAGGTGCGGCTCATCCGAGACCTCCGCCCCGACGTCATCATGGTCACCCCCTCCTACATGCTGACCCTGCTGGAGGAGTTCGAACGCCAGGGCCTCGACCCGCGCGCCACGTCGCTGCGCGTCGGCATCTTCGGCGCCGAACCCTGGAGCGAGGAGATGCGCCGCGAGATCGAGGAGGGCTTCGGTATCGACGCCGTGGACATCTACGGCCTGTCGGAGGTGTTGGGCCCGGGGGTGGCAAGTGAGTGCGTCGAGACAAAGGACGGCGACCACATCTGGGAGGACCACTTCTACCCGGAGGTCGTCGACCCGCTGACCAGTGAGGCTCTCGCCGACGGCGAGACCGGGGAGCTGGTCTTCACATCCCTGACCAAGCAGGCCCTGCCCGTCATCCGTTACCGCACCCGCGACCTGACCCGGCTGCTGCCGGGAACAGCGCGCACCATGCGCCGGATGGAGAAGGTCACCGGCCGAAGCGACGACATGATCATCCTGCGAGGTGTCAACGTCTTTCCCACTCAGATCGAGGAGATCGTGTTGCGTGTGCCCGGCATGTCCCCGCACTTCCAGCTGCATCTGACCCGCGAGGGCCGCATGGACCACCTGACGGTGCGCGTCGAGTCCCGGCCGGACTGTCCGGGCGAGCGCAGGGACGCCGCGGCCCGCGAGATCGTCGGCGCGGTCAAGGACGGCGTGGGGGTCAGTGTCGAGGTGGAGGTGGTCGACCCGGAGACCCTGGAGCGTTCCGTGGGCAAACTCCGCCGGACCGTCGACCACCGCGGCGGGTGA
- a CDS encoding ABC transporter substrate-binding protein: MVNSYPRRVTPINLQSSALEDDDLAVVGLTNGNIFRVVVPEDSEIHEPEDLAGATIGASSLSTVSAMNAEGLVDAAGLDADADVEYLPVGYGAQAAEAFENGDIDAYSGYDGPNVVIGDLLGTELREIPSPINDISGTSALIVRASAVENEAEHVIGLSRAFFKSTVFAEENPEAAISMHWEEFPQSRSAEMDDDEAMEQSVRILNQRLDVTGGRGDDGTFGVQDDKELQQTLDFFADVGIISEEVNVEESGLFDYSLAEEYNKFDEEAVRQEAASWDQKST; this comes from the coding sequence ATGGTGAACTCCTACCCCCGTAGAGTTACACCAATTAACTTACAGTCCTCCGCCCTGGAGGATGACGACCTCGCGGTCGTGGGCCTGACCAACGGCAACATCTTCCGCGTCGTCGTGCCCGAGGACAGCGAGATCCACGAGCCAGAGGACCTGGCCGGCGCCACCATCGGGGCCTCGTCCCTCTCCACGGTCAGCGCCATGAACGCCGAGGGGCTCGTCGACGCGGCCGGTCTCGACGCCGATGCGGATGTGGAGTACCTGCCGGTGGGCTACGGAGCCCAGGCCGCCGAGGCGTTCGAGAACGGTGATATCGACGCATACTCCGGCTACGATGGTCCCAACGTCGTCATCGGTGACCTTCTCGGCACCGAGCTACGGGAAATCCCATCCCCGATCAACGACATCTCCGGGACCTCCGCGTTGATTGTGCGGGCCAGCGCGGTCGAGAACGAGGCCGAGCACGTCATCGGCCTGTCCAGGGCGTTCTTCAAATCCACGGTGTTCGCCGAGGAGAACCCGGAAGCGGCCATCTCCATGCACTGGGAGGAGTTTCCGCAGTCGCGTTCGGCCGAGATGGATGACGACGAGGCGATGGAACAGTCCGTGCGCATCCTGAACCAGCGCTTGGACGTCACCGGCGGGCGGGGAGACGACGGCACGTTCGGTGTCCAGGACGACAAGGAGCTCCAGCAGACACTCGACTTCTTCGCCGACGTCGGCATCATCTCCGAGGAGGTGAACGTTGAGGAGTCCGGACTCTTCGACTACTCACTCGCCGAGGAGTACAACAAGTTCGACGAGGAAGCCGTTCGACAGGAGGCCGCGTCCTGGGACCAGAAGTCAACTTGA